acgttacaacatctgggattgtttaatttggaagaaaggcaagtaaggggacaCATGACAAAGATGTACAGAATtacgcatggggggggggggagaaagtggacaagatgtagtgatggccaccaattttgatgtctttaaaagggggttggacaaattcatggaggataaagctatcaatggttactagtcctgatggctatatgctacctccagtattggaggcagtatgcctccgTACGTCAGTTGCTGGgaagcatgggcaggagggtgccgttgcattcATGTCCGGTTTGTGGGCctcccattggggcagctgggcagccactgtgtgaacagaatgctggcctagatggccccttggtatgatccagcatgactcttatgttcttagtgtagCAGGGCTTGGTATCTGCACTGAAGTTCTGAAATTTCAGTTCAATTTCCCCTACAGGCTACaggaatgtatttttttttaaaaaaatgttttgttatgTTACCTGGATCCATAGGGATAGAGCTGTGACTGCTCTGAGCTGTAGATCCCTCCTCCTCGTCGCTGTCCACAGGTGGGTCAGGCAGGTGCAGTCTCATTGCCTGCATGCAGTGCACAAGGCCATGAAAAGGGTTAAGCATAAGGCAAAGGCTTCACATGAGATGCTCTCTGTAGCCCCACCTCCTACTGAATCCCAGGACGCATCCTTGTAACAAAACTGCTACCTGAAGTCGCTCATGGATGTCAAGGGCCGGCTCTGTGCTGGGTACCATTTCTTCAGCTGCTGGTGGTCCCTGATCTGGATCTTGGTTCAGTGGTTGGTACAAGTAGCCATTAttgctgccctcctcctcctcctcctcctcgggttCTTCACTGCTCCACTCCCCAACAGGATCAGGAGCTCCTTCAGATGTCTCTTGAAGTCCCAGCTCTTCGTGCTCGTTTGGACAAATCCTCTCTGGGCCCATTCTCCGCGTAATCACTGGCTCCAAGGCCATGCACCAGGATCTTTGGGGAAAACACGGAACTTAAATCTGTGAACTTTGCAAGGCAAACAGTTTTATAAAGGTTTGTCTgagaaaaactgggaaaagggTATTTGCAACACAAGCTCTTTCGTGGAGATAAGAGCACTGCTGATTGTTtaacattgtttttatatttttgtatgttaatGGTTTTGTATTCTGTTACTGTATCACATTTttggggttttaatctttgtaactgcccagagagctttggctgttgggtgaaatagaaatgtaagaaatgaatgaATTGAAGCATCCAGACCAGGcgtaggcagcctggtgccctctaaatgttttggaccaactcccattagctctagctaacatggccagtggtcagggcttataaggagttgtagtccaaaatatctagagggcaccaggttgcctaccctccATCCAGACCTTCCATTATACTTCACCAGCTTTAAAGCCATAACCAGTCACATCTCTCTCTTTAACACACACACGCTTAGCATTATGTGGGGCAATGGGATTTCAAGCAACCTTTCAGGCAACTCACAGCTTCTATGGAAGCTTGTCACTCcataagagcagcagcagcagcagcaattaggTGTTTTTTAGGAATACAGCTTGCTCATCACCATTGCaatatggaaccaccagggacTCTTGGGCGTTTTATATGGACAGTTTTCGTTTGTGTCATGCTACTGCAAAGCCCAACCATCCTGGCCAGTCTCAAACTTATTTCTCTAAGCAATGTAGCTCCTTCAAGGAGAGCCAGCCTCTTTCCTAGAGCTTCAGTGGAGGGCTGGTTTCTCAGTCCATTCACCTGAAATAGCTACTCCTCTGTAGCTTGCTCAATTCCCAGTTCCATAGAATGCAATTCTCACACTGCATTGTATGGAACAAAATAAAAACGTTGTACTGCTGGGTGGGAGGGATAAAACTTGCCTCTGGCACTATGATATTCGCAGGCAGTTTTAGCTCACATCCCAGTGTCTCCCAATACACCCCTTTATCATCTTCTGTATGAGTGAACAGCTACCATTCACTACTGTGAAAAAAACAGGAACAGCACTTAAAGAGGACATGGTTGAGACTAAACCGGCCTAGAACACCTAGCAGTGGGTGGATTGACAATCAAAGCTATTATAACAAGGGTGAAGATAAtggtaagaatgtaagagccatgttgggtggggtgtggaacctcggggtgggggtggggaatggtaaATCCAGCCCTCTCAAGTTTCCCTAGAAATTTTCCACACACCCACCCTCCGGCCCACCCCATTAACCCCAACCACCAATCGCTCCATgttttcctggcttctgtgcagcttttcccaccccacccacccccattgtaaaaggttggactgcttctcctaaggcttagttactggcaacaagagttttaaaactacaatatgcgggcatttgtttgcatttttggcGATGCCCCTGACCCCGCCCACCAGTGGAACGCAGCCCgagagcatctccaaaactgaattcggccctcgccctgaaaaaggttccccagccctggatTAGACCAAATGCCCATCCAGACTAGCATTCTGTCCCCACCATAGCAAACCAGAGGTGTATGAGAAATCCAGAAGCAAGACACCctcgcaacagcaccctccccctcaTGTGCGTTTAGCCCACCCCTCcactaaaaatagtgctcaaAGAAAAATAAGCACAGATAAAGATTTACGGAATTAAAACTTCAGTTCAAATACATTAgctaaaaatagatttaaaaaataaacacccaCCAGTTAAAAACCTAGTTTGGTAAATAAGACAGCTTAACACCCAAACTTCTGCCTGaataaaatgtctttgcctgccagtagaAGGGCAATAAAGAAGGAGCTAGCCGTGCCTTCCTTGGTAGGGAGTCCCAGAGCTGGGAGCAGCTACCAAGAAGACCCTCTTTCATGTTTCCACTAAGTATTGCTCCAGTGGTGGTGTAACAGAGAGAAAGTCCTCTCCAAAGGATCTTAAAACCCAGACAGGCTCATAAGGTAGAATGTGGTCTTTCTAATAGCCTGGTCCCGAGTAATGTAGGGATTTATAGATCATAATCTTTACActggttttaaaatctttacacgGGCTGCCAACATGGTCTAAGTTCAAGCCACCTTCTCCTCTATATCCCATGTAGAGCTTGTTACAGTAGCAGCTACTGAGTAGCCCAAACATGATGTTACTAGACATGTGTCACTGTAGCCAGATCCGACATCTTGACGAATGGCTGCAGTTGGTATACTAGCCTTAGCTATGTAaatacactcctggccaccaccaaaacctggccatccaggttcagggctgaatccagtacACACAAACTTcaagggagagtgtaaccccatccaacacaggcTGAATCCCTATTTCCTTATCTGCCTTTTGAGTGACCAGGAATACTTgtgccttgtctggattaagcttcaatttgtatTACAAATTACTTTCCATTATGGAaatcagacactgatttagaatTTGAACAGCTTCCTTAGTTTTAGATGGAAAGAAGAGACACAGTTGtgcatcatcagcatactggttgCACCGAACCCCTGAACTCCAGAttacctctcccagtggtttcacgTATAACTTTAAAGATGGAACCCTGAAAGATACCATAGGCCAGTGGCCATGATGTCAAAGAGGAGTCGTCCAGCACCTTCTGAAATCACCACTCCAAGAAAGGCCAGAGCCACTGTAAATCAGTGTCTCCAAGTTCCATCCCAGAGAGATGCCTCACAAGGATATAACGGTCAATGATACTGAAAGCCACTGAGGGGTCCAACAGAACCAACAGGTGCACACTCCCTTTGTCCAGTTCCCAGTGTAAAGTGCCAACCAAAGctgtctctgtcccataaccagtcCTGAAGCCAAACTgaatctagatcagccttcccctggtgtcctccaaatgtattagactacaactcccatcatccttagccaaCATGCGCATTAGTTGTGCCAGTTGGGGATAGTGAgggttgtaatctaacacatctggaagtaccagtttggggaaggactGATCACTACATTCAGGAACCCCTGGAGCTGAGATGCCACCACAGGCTCCTAACACtttgcccaagaatggaatattggagacttgCCAGCATGTCCCCCAGCATCTGGCATACTATCTCTGGtcctggaggcaatatatagccatcatgactagaggCCACGGAGAGCCTTATCCTTCATAAATTTGTCTATTCCTCTCAACCaggctggtggccatcactacttcttgcagtagcaaattccatcatttgaCTCTGCGCTGTACATTCTTTGGTTTGCCCTGAAACGGGCACCATTCAGCTTTACGGGATGACtacattgggttctagtatggtGACAGGGAGAGAAAAACATCTTCCTATCCAAACATTTCCCTATCCCTGCAGTTATTTACACCtctattattctctctctctcactcacacacacacacacactactcgcTTTGTTCCTAAACGAAAACGCCCCGTCCTAAACCTACATTACATGGTTGTTGTAGTATTACAactagagagaaaaggagagacagCGCGCGCATTTTTAGGCAACCGACAGCGCTCTTGGCATGCTAAGgtggataacaaataaataagtattatattattattattattatccgtcCCCACAACAAAGACCTCCATTTCCGACAACACCTGCTCTGCTCGCTCCATTTCCTACATAGCCCGCTATAAGGCGACCTAAAGGGTACTATTCCCCGGCCCTTCCCCGCCGCCAGCCCCGCAACACCCCCTCCTTCTGCCCTCACCGAGTCAAATTCCGCCTTCTCGGTCTCAGACCGAAGCAAGATTCTCGTTCTCTCCTGCTCAACCTCCGGAAACAACAAGGCGTACCCGGCCATTGAGGATGTCGTCATAGCCGAGCGCGATGGGAGGAGCAGTAACTATGACAACCTCCCGCCGGGTTTGGCGATGTCTTTaccgcagccttccccaagctggcgccctccggatgtgttgggactgctgctcccatcattcccagccagcctgcagtcccaacacatccggagggcgccAGCTTAGCGAAGGCTGGTTTACAGCGTCGTTTACTccagtccttcttcacacacatacacacacctttcaGACTCTCGCTATTGTTCCTTGCGTTGAAATAAAAACCACACGAGATATAGAATGATCACAAACACGTTAGAACCTCCCCACTACCACACACACGTTTGATTCATGAAGTTGCTTTCAAAAGACTGATCAATATCTGCCCTTTTGCTTGCATCTAATGAAAAGCATAACTCATGCAGTAAAAGAATTAGCTGActttaaagcagagatggggaacgTGAGGTCTGTCAGATGttactggactgcaattcccaccgaTCAGTTTCATgtcttcccatgaagctaaaCCAGAGattcagacaaaaggaagtaggcagtaatcctatatacaccagttgcccgggaacatgggcagaagggtgtttgtgtacccgtgtcctgcttgtgagttcctggtcgacagctaattgtccactgtgtgaacagaatgctggactagatggacccctggtctgatctactagggctcttcttatgttcttaaatacttCTTCAGACAGTATATAGTTAACTATAAAATTTATtgccacaagaagtagtgatgccTGCCGATTtggaaggggattggacaaattcatgcaggataaggctatcaatgggctactgattagggtgaccatatgaaaaggagcacagggctcctgtatctttaacagtagcatagaaatgCAGGTGtcaattcagcaggtgtcatttgtatatatggagaacctggtgaaattccctcttcatcacaacagttaaagctgcaggggctatcctagagtgaccagatttaaaagagggcagggcacctgcagctttaactgttgtgaggaagatgacatttcaccaggttctccatatataccaatgatacctgcaaaaattcccttttcaatgcaactgttaaagatacaggagccctgtcctccttttcatttggtcaccctactactgatcAGTACTGCCAGTGTCAGAAGCAGTATGTCTCTGTTTACCAGTTGTGagtgggatggtgctattgcactcatctcctacttgaaggcttcccacaggcagctgggtggccactgtggtaATACAATGccggacaagatggaccctcagctggatccagcatgtctcttcttattttcttttattctaatATTCTTatgactacaactcacatcattgctcacctttggccatgcttgatagagctgttgggagttgcagcccaccCACATCTAGAGGGCTACACCTTTcctcactgctgctttaaaaacaccACATGGCTTTCTTTTTGCTGATAAGCACCCTATTTTAGTTGCCTGCCTAAGACTGCAAAATGAGGCAGGTTGTAAATCATGATGGACATAATATATAGCCAGTGGACTATGATCAGTTTGGTAGGCCACATATTGATGCACTCCCAATGTCCTTATTTACCAGAGCAACCTATTTCTTTTAtagcaaaatatatttatttatggtaGATTTatttatgggtttgtttgttgCTGCAAAATACTGCTCCTGCTTTGCCCATTAGAGATGTTTtcgaaatgccattttaaaatgccatagtcttatggcaccttataAGTTAGCACATTTATTAAggcataagctttcctggactatagtccacttcatgagatacaccttttaaaaatgttgtcaGTGAGCCTAAATTGTTGATGATGTATTGATTTGATtggatttataccctgcccttccTCGCAAGGAGCTCGGGGGTCCCAGCAGCCACCCTCATCTTTTGTATGAGGCTCAAGTAAAGACTACGTTTCCCAGGCTCCCCCAATAGGCGGGGCCCATGCCGCTGCGCTTGCGCGCCGAAGCTGGGCTTAGACCGGGCCTGGATGGGTGCGAGGGAACGAGAGGTTTGGAGCgcctgaggagagagagctgGGACTTGCCTGGGCCGTTAGACCTGGAAGAGCGCTGGGAGAGCGGGCGTGACCCTTCGGGGCCGCGGGCCGGCCccgcttccctctcccccaggcaGGTAATGCTGCTGAGGTGGCAGAGCGAGGTCGGACTCCTTCCGAAGAGCTCCTGCTGTGGGGGGACGGACGGGGCAGGTGGGCAAGAGCGCCTCGGCGGCGCTGTCCGTTGGAGGTTTAGACCGGGAGCTGGAATGCTTCTGTGCGGGATGGCGTTGGGTGTTCGGAACCGTCCGTGGCCGGGGTGGTTGGAGGGGGAGGCCTCCGTGAAGGGAGAGAGCATGGAGACCTTATTGAGGGTGTGACCGGCTAGGCGCCCGCTGTGAGCCTTCAGGACCCCGAGCTAAGCGCTTATAGGAGGTGGGCTTCTTTATCCCGTCCTTAAAACTGAACTGCAATGCGAATTATGATTACCTGTTCTatgtgcagggctggcccaagacattttgctgcctgaggtggaaataGCAAATGGCgaccccttccctcccttctcaatTCAAGGTGTAGAGGATCCAAGGCTGGGCAAGTTATTTCTGGTAGCTGAGGAGGCACAAAcgcctctccccccacctcccgccccctggcagtaaaaatgcagCTATGATAAATTAAATGACTGAccgtttgctgccctttcatgtcTTCCTGAATCAAAAGCGTGAGGCTTCTGCCTAATAGTAAGGACAGCCTTAACGTGTGCCTTTGATCATCTCAAACAGGCAAACCTCTCTTTCTAGGTGGATGTataatcacagaatagtagagttggaaggggcctataaggccaccaagtcccctgctcaatgcaggaatccaccttaattggttccattgtcatactgctctaacagtcaggaagtttttcctgatgtccagccggaatctgtcttcccgtaacttgagcccattatttcatgtcatgcactgggatgatcgagaagagatcctggccctcctctttgtggcaACCTAtattcaaaggaagtgaggttcTACACTGAAGTGCTACTCCCTTTTAGGGCCACTGAGTATTCACTAGGGATATATGTGAGAgaaatccccaacctggtgctctccagatgttttggacaacagcacttatcatccctggccattggccatgctggctaaagctgataagagttgtagtccaaaacatttcatttattatatttctataccgccccgtagccaaaactctgggtggttcacagcaattaaaaaccatttaaaatgcattatacatttaaaaaaaatctggagagcactaggttggatGCACAGGTCTAAAGAGGCTGTTTTTATGATTTCCCCATTCCTGACAGAGCACAAGGTCTTTTTTCTTATtactattgatgatgatgatgatgatgatgatgtatttattattggcACTGAGTAACAAAGGCAAAATAGATAGGGCTGCCTACTCTCCAAGAGTTTACAATCTGGAATAAACAATGGGGAAAACAGAAAGAGGGCGGGGAGT
This sequence is a window from Elgaria multicarinata webbii isolate HBS135686 ecotype San Diego chromosome 4, rElgMul1.1.pri, whole genome shotgun sequence. Protein-coding genes within it:
- the MEA1 gene encoding male-enhanced antigen 1, with the translated sequence MALEPVITRRMGPERICPNEHEELGLQETSEGAPDPVGEWSSEEPEEEEEEEGSNNGYLYQPLNQDPDQGPPAAEEMVPSTEPALDIHERLQAMRLHLPDPPVDSDEEEGSTAQSSHSSIPMDPEHVELVKRTMAGVKLPSLGIPAWANEISDDQWQDMVQRTLQARQSGAKPEWK